In the Naumovozyma dairenensis CBS 421 chromosome 4, complete genome genome, one interval contains:
- the NOP2 gene encoding rRNA (cytosine-C5-)-methyltransferase NOP2 (similar to Saccharomyces cerevisiae NOP2 (YNL061W); ancestral locus Anc_2.247), whose product MGSRRHKNKQAAPPTLDEFQAKKDRKLKRSNDKDSERKSKKPKFDDKKDVKPKSEKKSKNKKKRSVEDEEEQQQKEEMEKLPEVDLEELSQAKKSLFDDAEDVQEQLSGEEDELKDEFDLEQEYEDDSDEEARAHPMFSDEEEDMEELNAANMEALSMKLDEEEALEAEEAEKELIETDKFQPRADVLPTEEQELELAQQQPDLTTVRTRMIEIVKVLEDFKNLAAEGRSRTEYTDRLLKDICEYFGYTPFLAEKLFNLFSPAEAMEFFEANEIARPITIRTNTLKTRRRDLAQALVNRGVNLQPIGSWTKVGLQIFDSQVPIGATPEYLAGNYILQAASSFLPVIALDPHENERILDMAAAPGGKTTYISALMKNTGTVFANDANKNRTKSLIANIHRLGCTNTIVCNYDAREFPKVIGGFDRILLDAPCSGTGVIGKDQSVKVSRTEKDFIQIPHLQKQLLLSAIDSVDCNSKHGGIIVYSTCSVAVEEDEAVVDYALRKRPNVKLVDTGLAIGKDGFTSFRGKNFHPSIKLTKRYYPHTYNVDGFYVAKFQKIGPSPHDDNQASAREKENLARQEAAAEGIIHSDFSKFDDEEDEKYINKSKKVNLLKKGMNPKGTKNAARD is encoded by the coding sequence atgggTAGCAGACGTCATAAGAATAAACAAGCAGCTCCACCAACTTTGGATGAATTCCAAGCTAAGAAGGAtagaaaattgaaaagatccaatgataaagatagtgaaagaaaatcaaagaaaccAAAGTTTGATGATAAGAAGGATGTTAAACCAAAATCTGAAAAGAAGAGcaagaacaaaaagaagCGCTCtgtagaagatgaagaagaacaacaacaaaaagaagagaTGGAAAAATTACCTGAGGTCGACTTGGAAGAACTTTCCCAGGCCAAAAAGTctttatttgatgatgCTGAGGATGTCCAAGAGCAATTATCTGgggaagaagatgaattgaaagatgaatTCGATTTGGAACAAGaatatgaagatgataGTGACGAAGAAGCGCGTGCTCATCCAATGTTttcagatgaagaagaagatatggAGGAACTAAACGCTGCTAATATGGAAGCGTTATCAATGAAGTtggatgaagaagaagcattGGAAGCCGAAGAAGCagaaaaggaattaatCGAAACTGATAAATTTCAACCAAGAGCTGATGTTTTACCTACTGAAGAACAGGAATTAGAATTGGCTCAACAACAACCCGATTTGACTACTGTTAGAACAAGAATGattgaaattgttaaaGTTTTGGAAGATTTCAAGAATTTAGCAGCTGAGGGTAGATCTAGAACTGAATATACAGATAGGTTATTAAAGGATATTTGTGAATACTTTGGTTACACACCATTTTTGGcggaaaaattatttaatttattctcACCAGCTGAAGCCATGGAATTCTTCGAAGCCAATGAAATTGCAAGGCCTATCACAATCAGAACTAATACGTTAAAAACTAGAAGAAGAGATCTTGCTCAAGCATTAGTCAATAGGGGTGTTAATTTACAACCAATTGGGTCATGGACTAAAGTTGGTTTAcaaatttttgattctCAAGTTCCAATTGGTGCTACTCCAGAATATTTAGCTGGTAACTATATTTTACAAGCTGCGTCCTCCTTCTTACCTGTCATTGCCCTTGATCCTCATGAAAATGAACGTATCCTTGATATGGCAGCAGCCCCAGGTGGTAAAACTACTTACATTTCTGCCTTAATGAAGAATACTGGTACCGTCTTCGCTAATGATGCAAACAAAAATAGAACGAAATCTCTAATTGCTAATATCCATCGTCTAGGTTGTACAAATACTATTGTCTGTAATTATGATGCGCGTGAATTCCCAAAGGTTATTGGTGGTTTCGATAGAATCTTATTAGACGCACCATGTTCAGGTACAGGTGTTATTGGTAAGGATCAATCAGTTAAAGTCTCCCGTACAGAAAAGgattttattcaaattccACATCTGCAGAAACAATTACTTCTATCGGCTATTGATTCTGTCGATTGTAATTCGAAACATGGTGGTATTATTGTGTACTCTACATGTTCCGTTGcagttgaagaagatgaagctGTTGTCGATTATGCGCTAAGGAAAAGACCGAACGTTAAGTTGGTCGATACTGGATTAGCTATCGGTAAGGACGGTTTCACAAGTTTTAGAGGGAAAAACTTCCATCCAAGTATAAAGTTGACAAAGAGATATTATCCTCATACCTATAATGTTGATGGTTTCTACGTTGCCAAATTCCAAAAGATTGGTCCTTCTCCACACGATGATAACCAAGCAAGCGCTagagaaaaggaaaaccTTGCAAGGCAAGAAGCTGCAGCTGAAGGTATCATTCATTCCGATTTCTCCAAGttcgatgatgaagaagatgaaaagtacattaataaatctaagaaagttaatttattaaagaaaggTATGAATCCAAAGGGAACAAAAAATGCTGCAAGGGATTGA
- the ARP5 gene encoding actin-related protein ARP5 (similar to Saccharomyces cerevisiae ARP5 (YNL059C); ancestral locus Anc_2.248): MSRDDSLQPLKVTVIDDPPLTDQPEAFNDKSNYNPEIPIAIDFGSSTVRAGYTNEARPSHIFPTKLTRYRDRKINKTFTFTGNDCSLDQTIRSQMKSPFDGALITNWDYVEDILQYTFNHLGVVPDHGVQNPIIITEKLATIQSQRSNWYQLLFETYNVPKATFGIDSLFAFYNNNNGSATSTGMVIDCSHEETNIIPIVDGQGILTDAKRINWGGRHAIDYLSNLLALKYPYFPTKLSSYQYESMYQNFCYVSQDYDEEISKILTLDVLEEKDVVIETPFTEVLQPQKTEEELRIQAEKRKESGRRLQEQAKKRRIEKLIEKEEEYEYFSKIREDLKDQPKKKILSILQNSGFDDEDDFKRYLFNLERSLKRARANDEDAMLENIQDNETTDGKFDLLEIPDEKLDPEQIKEKRKQRLLKAGQDARKKAREEKQKAAEKAEELRLKEIEWRKIDLNGWIKDKRSKLNTLVKRRKDKIRMRDEMKDRKSQAAQNRMKNLATLAEDNLRTGTKRSRQQATIDNDPNDTFGTNDEDWFVYNDITKNPDAFEEALEEEYKEIIELEGLLLEHDPNFTEEDTVEAQYDWRNSTLHLFLRGPRPHDSEDIHQQHQIHLNVERIRVPEIVFQPSMGGLDQAGIAELSETILLRKFGSEPKHLSELSLTMANNIWLTGGNSKIPGLRERIVKEFREFLPVNTQFNVNMTSDPTFDAWNGMAKLAQNETDYKKTIISKKEYEEYGPEYIKEHKLGNMKYFE, translated from the coding sequence ATGTCAAGAGACGATTCATTACAACCTTTAAAAGTTACGGTGATTGATGATCCGCCATTGACGGATCAACCAGAAGCgtttaatgataaatctaATTATAACCCGGAAATTCCTATTGCCATAGATTTTGGATCTTCTACTGTAAGGGCAGGGTATACCAATGAAGCCAGGCCATCTCATATTTTCCCAACGAAGTTGACTAGATATAGAGATCGTAAAATAAACAAGACTTTCACTTTCACCGGTAATGATTGTTCATTAGATCAAACAATCAGATCTCAAATGAAATCACCATTTGATGGTGCCCTCATAACAAATTGGGACTACGTAGAGGATATTCTACAATACACGTTCAATCATTTAGGTGTGGTGCCAGATCATGGTGTTCAAAATCCAATTATAATCACTGAAAAGTTAGCTACAATACAGTCGCAAAGATCAAATTGGTATCaattattgtttgaaacTTATAATGTACCCAAGGCCACTTTTGGAATTGACTCATTATTTGcattttataataataataacggAAGTGCGACTTCTACTGGGATGGTCATCGATTGCAGTcatgaagaaacaaatattattcctATTGTCGATGGTCAAGGTATATTAACAGATGCGAAACGGATCAATTGGGGTGGGAGGCATGCTATAGATTATTTAAGTAATTTATTAGCTCTGAAATATCCATATTTCCCAACGAAATTATCTTCTTATCAATATGAATCTATGTACCAGAATTTTTGTTACGTCTCACAAGATTATGATGAGGAAATCAGTAAAATCTTAACTCTAGATGtattagaagaaaaagatgtGGTCATAGAAACTCCATTCACTGAAGTACTGCAACCTCAGAAAACTGAGGAAGAACTGAGGATCCAGGCtgagaaaagaaaagaaagtgGGAGGAGATTGCAAGAGCAAGCtaaaaagagaagaatcgaaaaattaattgaaaaggaGGAAGAATACGAGtatttttctaaaattagagaagatttgaaagatcagccgaaaaagaaaatcttATCGATTCTGCAAAATAGTGGGTTTGATGACGAAGATGACTTCAAGAGATATCTTTTTAACCTGGAAAGATCGTTGAAAAGAGCAAGAGCTAACGATGAAGATGCCATGCTTGAAAATATACAAGATAATGAAACCACGGATGGAAAATTTGATCTTCTTGAAATACCagatgaaaaattggatCCAGAACagataaaagaaaaaaggaaacaGAGATTATTAAAGGCTGGGCAAGATGCTAGAAAAAAAGCCAGAGAGGAAAAGCAAAAAGCAGCCGAAAAAGCAGAAGAGTTACGTTTAAAAGAGATTGAATGGCGTAAAATTGATTTGAATGGCTGGATAAAAGATAAAAGGTCCAAGTTGAATACCTTAGTGAAGAGAAGGAAAGATAAAATCAGGATGCGTGATGAAATGAAAGATCGTAAATCACAAGCAGCCCAGAAtagaatgaaaaatcttGCAACTCTAGCGGAAGATAACCTACGTACAGGAACTAAACGAAGCAGACAACAGGCCACAATTGACAACGATCCAAATGACACGTTTGGtacaaatgatgaagattgGTTTGTATACAATGACATAACGAAAAATCCGGATGCGTTTGAAGAGGCTCTCGAAGAAGAATacaaagaaattattgaacTTGAAGGACTACTTTTAGAACATGATCCCAACTTTACTGAAGAAGACACTGTTGAAGCTCAATATGATTGGAGAAATTCAACTTTGCATTTGTTTTTGAGAGGGCCTAGACCTCATGATAGTGAAGATATTCATCAGCaacatcaaattcatctaAATGTCGAACGTATACGAGTGCCCGAAATTGTTTTCCAACCAAGTATGGGTGGGTTAGATCAAGCGGGTATTGCCGAATTAAGTGAAACTATACTTTTGAGAAAATTTGGTTCCGAACCAAAGCACCTAAGCGAATTATCGTTGACGATGGCAAATAATATATGGCTGACTGGGGgcaattcaaaaattccTGGACTTAGAGAAAGAATTGTTAAGGAATTCAGAGAATTCTTACCTGTGAATACCCAATTTAATGTTAATATGACTTCAGACCCTACATTTGACGCATGGAATGGTATGGCAAAACTAGCTCAAAATGAAACTGATTATAAGAAGACGATAATATCTAAAAAGGAGTATGAAGAGTATGGCCCAGAGTACATCAAAGAGCATAAACTCGGtaatatgaaatattttgaatag
- the NDAI0D01070 gene encoding uncharacterized protein (similar to Saccharomyces cerevisiae PRM5 (YIL117C) and YNL058C; ancestral locus Anc_2.250) — protein MSLVQNLHVRALPKLVTTTATTTSSTGKPTTTSSFSKATTTSAKTIGLLSSTIKLPSLPSLTTTSDPTSSSSSSSATTTVTTTPIILPPSSEGNPYITGRDTRLDGTVFIAVGAIIGAIFLTMIVWRLLATIKSNKNARYDRYDLGNRNLFNDIYHISDDRENNTYRYPSSSTDNDVEEKVTNSELAHGKENFKKSTLSLLLSSRSNSNDDQEENHDLEAFIYDKGEDHDTDNFHSKIQTRYNPIHHEPTFNINRKSLFISPTLEILQPNNNEELHQPSNNNARAFLGVSTNPFNDHNYSNTSLISDSDLDDSNNYSLRQPQRAASPERKMKKSPIREGYHKRNKSSLGMISTTTLLSSPSYHNNQSNHQNNNNNNEQLIDEVVPASLESTPTKKNGRHQKTPSTYLDDLLKGE, from the coding sequence ATGTCATTAGTTCAAAACCTTCATGTCCGAGCGTTGCCAAAGTTGGTTACTACAACTGCTACAACAACCAGTTCAACAGGAAAACCAACGACTACTTCCTCTTTTTCCAAAGCAACGACTACTTCGGCAAAAACTATTGGATTGTTATCTTCAACAATTAAGTTACCTAGCCTACCATCCCTAACAACAACCTCTGATCCgacttcatcttcatcttcatcttcagctACAACTACCGTTACCACCACCCCTATAATCTTACCTCCATCATCTGAGGGGAACCCTTATATTACTGGAAGAGATACAAGACTGGATGGCACAGTTTTTATCGCGGTAGGTGCCATAATTGGTGCTATATTTTTAACTATGATAGTTTGGAGGCTTCTTGCAACAATCAAATCCAATAAAAACGCTAGATATGATCGTTACGATCTAGGGAATAGGAACCTCTTTAACGATATTTATCATATATCTGATGATAgggaaaataatacatataGATATCCATCGTCCTCGACCGATAATGATGTGGAGGAAAAAGTTACTAATTCAGAACTTGCTCATgggaaagaaaattttaaaaaatcaacCTTGAGtttgttattatcatccAGATCAAACTCAAATGATGACCAGGAAGAAAATCATGATCTTGAAGcatttatatatgataAAGGAGAGGATCATGATACCGATAATTTTCATAGCAAAATACAAACTAGATACAATCCTATCCATCATGAACCGACGTTCAATATAAATAGAAAATCTTTATTCATATCTCCTACCTTAGAAATTCTCCAACCAAATAACAATGAAGAACTACATCAAcctagtaataataatgcaaGAGCATTTTTAGGTGTTTCCACTAATCCGTTTAATGATCataattattcaaataCTTCTTTAATCTCTGATAGCGATCTTgatgattcaaataattaCAGTTTACGTCAACCACAAAGAGCAGCCTCTCcagaaaggaaaatgaagaaatcaCCAATAAGGGAAGGTTACCATAAGAGAAATAAATCTTCTCTTGGGATGATCTCTACAACTACTTTGCTATCATCTCCGAGTTATCACAATAACCAGAGTAACCAtcagaataataataataataacgaacAACTTATTGATGAGGTTGTACCTGCCAGTTTAGAATCAACaccaacaaagaaaaacgGACGCCATCAGAAGACACCATCCACGTACCTAGACGATCTTCTAAAAGGAGaataa
- the OCA2 gene encoding Oca2p (similar to Saccharomyces cerevisiae OCA2 (YNL056W); ancestral locus Anc_2.251) has protein sequence MTRITNYIPPLNFSPVVSTDVSLYRSGYPMPLNYQFIKDQLNLKTIIYIGDKEPISPEYSDFLERENISYYHVYMDSCRDKDIQKGMDQVLKLVLDVDNYPILMHSNKGKHRVGVVVGIIRKLLQGWSIAGIYQEYGIFSGGLKGDADLEFITMFATDLTVRNEKIPGFAKLCLIQNSNEKKV, from the coding sequence ATGACCAGAATCACAAATTATATACCGCCTCTGAACTTTTCACCAGTAGTAAGCACAGATGTCTCACTTTATAGATCGGGATACCCAATGCcattaaattatcaatttatCAAGGATCAACTGAATCTGAAAACGATCATATATATCGGAGACAAGGAACCAATTTCTCCAGAATATTCTGATTTTTTGGAAAGGGAAAATATTAGTTACTATCATGTATATATGGATTCATGCCGCGATAAAGATATACAAAAGGGAATGGACCAGGTATTGAAATTAGTTTTAGATGTTGATAATTACCCCATCTTAATGCATTCCAATAAGGGGAAGCATAGGGTTGGCGTGGTAGTTGGGATCATACGAAAGTTACTTCAAGGTTGGTCCATTGCTGGGATATATCAAGAGTATGGAATATTCTCCGGTGGATTGAAAGGTGATGCGGATTTAGAGTTCATTACAATGTTTGCAACTGATTTGACTGTTCGCAATGAGAAAATTCCTGGATTCGCCAAACTATGTTTAATACAAAActcaaatgaaaaaaaggTGTAA